In one Lycium barbarum isolate Lr01 chromosome 7, ASM1917538v2, whole genome shotgun sequence genomic region, the following are encoded:
- the LOC132602159 gene encoding blue copper protein-like, with amino-acid sequence MAKLVLVCIFLIILNAAIPKSFAKEYVVGDKRGWSPSVDYHPWPYGKSLSVGDVLHFFYSPKVIDVASVDISSYVLCGSVKTFYKDNCGRTSITLDKSGSY; translated from the exons ATGGCCAAATTAGTACTTGTGTGCATTTTCTTGATCATTTTGAATGCTGCAATACCAAAAAGCTTTGCAAAGGAGTATGTGGTTGGGGACAAAAGAGGTTGGAGTCCAAGTGTTGATTATCATCCATGGCCTTATGGGAAAAGCTTAAGTGTTGGAGATGTTCTTC ATTTCTTCTACAGCCCAAAAGTGATAGATGTGGCATCAGTGGATATTTCAAGCTATGTACTTTGTGGCAGTGTCAAAACTTTTTACAAGGATAATTGTGGCAGGACCTCAATTACTCTTGATAAATCAGGGTCGTACTAG
- the LOC132602160 gene encoding blue copper protein-like: MAKLVLVCIFLIILSVAVPKSFAKEYVVGDKRGWSPGADYHPWAYGKSFRVGDVLHFFYTPKVIDVASVDISSYALCDSIKTFYKDNSGRTSITLENSGSYYFISTNKQGCFTGLKLELHVL, encoded by the exons ATGGCCAAATTGGTACTTGTGTGCATTTTCTTGATCATTTTGAGTGTTGCAGTGCCAAAAAGTTTTGCAAAGGAATATGTGGTTGGGGACAAAAGAGGTTGGAGTCCAGGAGCTGATTATCATCCATGGGCTTATGGCAAAAGCTTTCGGGTTGGTGATGTTCTCC ATTTCTTCTATACCCCAAAAGTGATAGATGTGGCATCAGTGGATATTTCAAGCTATGCACTTTGTGACAGTATCAAAACTTTCTACAAGGATAATAGTGGCAGGACTTCAATTACTCTTGAAAATTCTGGGTCATACTACTTCATCTCTACAAACAAACAAGGCTGCTTTACAGGTCTCAAGCTTGAGTTGCACGTTCTTTGA